One [Clostridium] saccharolyticum WM1 DNA segment encodes these proteins:
- a CDS encoding methylated-DNA--[protein]-cysteine S-methyltransferase codes for MKYWEVYESKIGPLTIICDDEALLSIDFGRTEPEHATKKRTELMNRICVQVEEYLSGERRVFDLPLKPEGTEFQRKVWNALLTIPYGETKSYKDIAVQIENPKGCRAVGMANNRNPIPIIIPCHRVIGANGSMVGYGGGLDIKVKLLELEG; via the coding sequence ATGAAGTACTGGGAAGTTTATGAAAGCAAAATAGGGCCGCTTACTATTATATGTGATGATGAAGCCCTTTTAAGCATTGATTTCGGAAGGACAGAACCGGAACATGCTACAAAGAAGCGGACAGAACTGATGAACAGAATCTGTGTTCAAGTGGAGGAATACTTATCTGGTGAGAGAAGAGTGTTTGATTTGCCTCTTAAGCCGGAGGGAACGGAGTTCCAGAGAAAGGTCTGGAATGCCCTGCTAACGATTCCTTATGGAGAGACGAAAAGCTATAAGGATATTGCGGTCCAGATTGAAAATCCCAAGGGCTGCCGTGCAGTGGGAATGGCCAACAACCGCAATCCCATACCGATTATCATTCCCTGCCACCGGGTGATCGGGGCCAATGGAAGCATGGTAGGCTATGGAGGAGGTCTGGATATTAAGGTGAAATTGCTGGAGCTGGAGGGCTAA
- a CDS encoding AraC family transcriptional regulator, with protein MEWIEGLNKSMNYIEEHLTEDIDYEQVGKIACCSVYHFQRMFAYMANVPLSEYIRRRRMTLAAVDLQNGNIKIIDVALKYGYQSPTAFNRAFQSIHGVAPSLVKESGVSVKSYPPISFKITIKGVDELNYRIEKKESFRIVGISQPLHREIEKNFEIVPQWWNKAALNGTISQLAAMADGSPKGILGVSICNDMEEWRYFIAAASTKEIDDTLEEYHVPSFTWAIFSGEGQCPLAIQELEKRIVTEWLPTSGFEYGNGPDIEVYLNSDPQNATFEVWIPVIKK; from the coding sequence ATGGAATGGATTGAGGGATTAAATAAGTCAATGAACTATATTGAGGAGCATTTAACAGAAGATATTGACTATGAGCAAGTAGGGAAAATTGCCTGCTGTTCTGTTTATCACTTTCAGAGAATGTTCGCATATATGGCCAACGTTCCTCTATCTGAATATATCCGGCGCAGGCGCATGACCCTGGCGGCTGTGGATCTTCAGAACGGGAATATTAAAATCATTGACGTTGCACTTAAATATGGCTATCAATCTCCAACTGCGTTTAACCGGGCATTTCAAAGTATACATGGAGTGGCTCCATCCCTTGTAAAAGAAAGCGGTGTTTCCGTAAAATCATATCCCCCCATTAGTTTTAAAATTACAATCAAAGGAGTGGATGAATTGAATTATCGAATTGAAAAGAAGGAATCGTTTCGGATTGTAGGCATTTCCCAGCCGCTGCACCGGGAAATTGAAAAGAATTTTGAAATTGTACCTCAATGGTGGAATAAGGCCGCCCTCAACGGAACCATCTCTCAACTGGCCGCCATGGCAGACGGATCCCCTAAGGGAATATTGGGCGTCAGCATCTGCAATGATATGGAAGAATGGCGGTACTTTATTGCCGCCGCCAGTACGAAAGAAATTGATGATACTTTGGAAGAATATCATGTTCCCTCTTTCACGTGGGCCATATTTTCCGGAGAGGGTCAATGCCCGCTTGCTATACAGGAATTGGAGAAACGTATCGTCACGGAATGGCTTCCCACTTCCGGTTTTGAATATGGTAATGGACCGGATATAGAGGTTTATTTAAATTCTGACCCTCAAAATGCAACGTTTGAAGTATGGATACCTGTTATAAAAAAATAA
- a CDS encoding ABC transporter transmembrane domain-containing protein: MKNTGHTRPKDTKKALVKLLRYIGHYKRSMLFIAILVSISAFSGIMGTYLLKPVINEYILPGNIPGLLKMIFIMGLIYLAGAISCLLYNRMMVRVSQQVVSEIRIDLFRHTQKLPLEYFDTHTHGELMSHFTNDVDTISEALNNSFTLLIQSFITSAGTILMLILLDWQLSFIVVFFLLVMLLYIRHNGTLSKKYFAEQQKNLGNINGYVEEMVEGQKVEKIFRHEKQDFEKFCELNEKLRKSSTMAATYTGITVPTIVSLSYINYAISACVGGLFALSGLINMGTLASYLVYVRQSAMPMNQFTMQINFLMVALASAEKIFNMMEEVPESDEGSVTLKRVVQEADGSLKETDRYTGLFAWRVPDRDQGYLLVPLKGDVRFHDVVFGYTGGNTILNGISLYAKPGQKIAFVGSTGAGKTTIINLVNRFYELNGGTITYDGIDIRNIKKDDLRRSISLVIQETHLFTGSIADNIRYGRLNASQEDILAAAKIANADSFIRRLPNGYDTLLESDGSNLSQGQRQLIAIARAAISQPPVLVMDEATSSIDTRNPDCRRSFLISLTEKGLAEAEETRKVFEQFEELICSDIPEEEINVFCNVLLKMCDNLEACKIPVRNGNKNECSTMI, encoded by the coding sequence ATGAAGAATACCGGACACACAAGACCCAAAGATACCAAAAAAGCCCTGGTAAAGCTTTTGAGATACATCGGTCATTACAAGCGATCTATGCTGTTCATAGCAATTCTGGTAAGCATCAGTGCATTTTCCGGGATCATGGGAACCTATTTGCTGAAACCGGTTATAAACGAATATATTCTGCCAGGTAATATCCCCGGTCTTTTGAAAATGATTTTTATCATGGGACTGATCTATCTGGCGGGAGCCATATCCTGCCTGCTTTATAACCGGATGATGGTCCGTGTTTCCCAGCAGGTGGTGAGCGAAATAAGGATAGACTTATTCCGACATACTCAGAAGCTGCCTTTAGAATATTTTGATACCCATACTCATGGGGAGCTGATGAGCCACTTTACAAATGATGTTGATACCATTTCTGAAGCCCTCAACAATAGCTTTACTTTGCTGATCCAGAGCTTTATTACTTCTGCAGGTACCATTCTTATGTTAATTCTCCTGGACTGGCAGCTTTCATTTATCGTTGTATTTTTTCTTCTGGTCATGTTACTGTATATTCGTCATAATGGAACGCTGAGTAAAAAATATTTTGCAGAGCAGCAGAAGAATCTGGGAAACATAAATGGATATGTAGAGGAAATGGTGGAAGGCCAGAAAGTGGAAAAGATTTTCCGCCACGAAAAACAGGATTTTGAAAAATTCTGTGAGCTGAATGAGAAATTGAGAAAGTCCTCTACAATGGCAGCTACCTATACCGGTATTACCGTTCCTACGATTGTTTCTCTATCTTATATTAATTATGCCATTTCTGCCTGTGTAGGCGGACTGTTTGCTTTGTCAGGACTGATTAATATGGGCACATTGGCATCTTATCTGGTTTATGTCAGGCAGAGTGCCATGCCCATGAACCAGTTCACCATGCAGATCAATTTCCTCATGGTGGCGCTTGCCAGTGCAGAAAAGATTTTCAATATGATGGAGGAAGTGCCAGAATCTGACGAAGGATCCGTTACCTTAAAGAGGGTGGTGCAGGAGGCGGACGGCAGCTTAAAGGAAACGGATCGTTATACCGGTTTGTTTGCCTGGAGGGTTCCTGACCGGGATCAGGGATATTTACTGGTCCCTTTAAAGGGAGATGTCCGGTTCCATGATGTGGTTTTCGGCTATACTGGCGGTAACACGATATTAAACGGCATCAGCTTATATGCCAAACCTGGTCAGAAAATCGCCTTCGTAGGCTCTACCGGCGCAGGCAAGACGACTATTATCAATTTGGTTAACCGGTTTTATGAGTTAAATGGAGGTACCATAACCTACGATGGCATTGATATCCGGAACATAAAAAAGGACGATCTAAGGCGTTCCATTTCTCTGGTCATTCAGGAAACCCATTTATTTACCGGTAGCATTGCCGATAATATCCGGTATGGAAGACTGAATGCTTCCCAGGAAGACATACTGGCCGCTGCAAAAATCGCAAATGCAGATTCCTTTATAAGACGTTTACCTAATGGCTATGATACTCTGCTGGAAAGTGATGGCAGCAATTTATCACAGGGTCAGCGGCAGCTGATTGCTATTGCAAGAGCTGCCATATCACAGCCGCCGGTGCTAGTAATGGATGAAGCTACCAGCTCCATTGATACACGAAATCCGGACTGCAGACGATCCTTTCTGATCAGCCTCACAGAAAAGGGGCTTGCTGAAGCGGAAGAAACAAGAAAAGTTTTTGAACAATTTGAAGAACTTATCTGTTCCGATATACCAGAAGAAGAAATAAACGTATTCTGTAATGTATTATTGAAAATGTGTGATAATCTGGAAGCCTGTAAAATTCCGGTAAGGAATGGAAATAAAAACGAGTGCAGTACAATGATATAA